One genomic region from Streptomyces sp. NBC_01304 encodes:
- a CDS encoding GntR family transcriptional regulator, producing MAGSEGFEPESDRVTRQLRDDILDGVRPPGSKLVERELAADLGVSRLPVREALKSLVAEGLVTPRPRTWAVVREFSPTDVSDLDEVRSALETLTFRLAAQRCTRPGLEQLRANLDAELDAARQGDAVRARRAAADFHETVTSLAANELLTELERTLRSRMRWLLSRHDDLLAVAKEHEELYDSIAARDVQRVEELVMQHLETGRGAIAAHLRAAKEQTAEE from the coding sequence ATGGCAGGTTCTGAAGGCTTCGAGCCCGAGTCGGATCGGGTCACCCGGCAGTTGCGGGACGACATCCTCGACGGCGTACGTCCACCCGGGAGCAAGCTCGTCGAGCGTGAGCTCGCCGCCGATCTCGGCGTGAGCCGGCTGCCCGTGCGCGAAGCCCTCAAGTCGCTCGTGGCGGAGGGCCTGGTGACCCCGCGACCGCGGACCTGGGCCGTCGTGCGGGAGTTCAGCCCCACGGACGTGTCGGACCTGGACGAAGTGCGCTCCGCACTGGAGACCCTGACCTTCCGCCTCGCGGCCCAGCGCTGCACCCGCCCGGGGCTCGAACAGCTCCGCGCCAACCTCGACGCGGAGCTGGACGCGGCCCGGCAGGGCGACGCCGTACGCGCGCGCCGCGCCGCCGCCGACTTCCACGAGACGGTGACCTCGCTCGCCGCCAACGAACTGCTCACCGAGCTGGAACGCACGTTGCGCAGCCGGATGCGCTGGCTGCTCAGCCGGCACGACGACCTGCTGGCCGTCGCCAAGGAGCACGAAGAGCTCTACGACTCGATCGCGGCGCGGGACGTGCAGCGCGTCGAGGAACTGGTCATGCAGCACCTGGAGACGGGGCGCGGCGCGATCGCCGCGCATCTGCGGGCGGCCAAGGAGCAAACGGCCGAGGAGTAG
- a CDS encoding GlcG/HbpS family heme-binding protein — translation MKKLSLRTRVLTGSVAAAALAAGTFGTVSANAATPAADAKNKNTMQSTHLTIEAATKAAQVTLDAAKKENQRVSVAVVDRNGNTILTLRGDGAGPQSYEAAQKKAFTAVSWNAPTSQLVKNLEKAPTLKDIPGTLFLAGGAPVTVKNAPIAGIGVAGAPSGDLDEKFAQAGVASLAK, via the coding sequence ATGAAGAAGCTTTCCCTGCGTACCCGTGTCCTGACCGGTTCCGTCGCCGCCGCCGCGCTCGCCGCCGGCACCTTCGGCACCGTCTCGGCCAACGCCGCCACCCCGGCCGCGGACGCCAAGAACAAGAACACGATGCAGTCCACCCACCTGACCATCGAGGCCGCCACCAAGGCCGCGCAGGTCACCCTCGACGCCGCGAAGAAGGAGAACCAGCGTGTCTCCGTCGCCGTCGTGGACCGCAACGGCAACACCATCCTGACGCTGCGCGGCGACGGCGCCGGCCCGCAGTCCTACGAGGCCGCGCAGAAGAAGGCCTTCACCGCCGTCTCCTGGAACGCCCCCACCTCGCAGCTGGTCAAGAACCTCGAGAAGGCCCCGACGCTGAAGGACATCCCCGGCACCCTCTTCCTCGCCGGTGGCGCCCCCGTCACCGTGAAGAACGCCCCGATCGCGGGCATCGGCGTGGCCGGCGCCCCGAGCGGCGACCTGGACGAGAAGTTCGCGCAGGCCGGCGTGGCCTCCCTCGCCAAGTAG
- a CDS encoding ankyrin repeat domain-containing protein: protein MHERNRRLLDAARRGDAAEVRAALDAGASVEARDEDLRSPLLIASLNSHVEAARVLVAAGADPNAQDMRHDSAWLVTGVTGNVAMMRVLLPAGPDLTLRNRFGGISLIPASERGHVAYVRAVLRETDIDVNHVNDLGWTALLEAVILGDGGLDHQEIVELLLAAGARRDLADGDGVTPLRHAERRGFKALAALLRAA from the coding sequence ATGCACGAACGCAACCGCCGGCTCCTCGACGCCGCCCGCCGTGGCGACGCCGCAGAGGTACGTGCCGCCCTGGACGCCGGAGCCTCCGTGGAAGCGCGAGACGAGGACCTGCGCTCTCCCCTCCTGATCGCCTCCCTCAACAGTCATGTCGAGGCGGCGCGGGTCCTTGTCGCGGCCGGCGCCGACCCGAACGCCCAGGACATGCGCCACGACAGCGCCTGGCTGGTCACCGGCGTGACCGGCAATGTCGCGATGATGCGGGTCCTGCTGCCCGCGGGCCCGGACCTGACCCTGCGCAACCGCTTCGGCGGGATCTCGCTGATCCCGGCCAGCGAGCGGGGCCATGTCGCCTACGTACGGGCCGTGCTGCGCGAGACCGACATCGACGTGAACCACGTCAACGACCTCGGCTGGACCGCCCTGTTGGAGGCCGTGATCCTCGGCGACGGGGGCCTCGACCACCAGGAGATCGTGGAACTGCTCCTCGCGGCGGGCGCCCGCCGCGACCTCGCCGACGGGGACGGCGTCACACCGCTGCGGCACGCCGAGCGGCGCGGCTTCAAGGCCCTCGCGGCACTGCTGAGGGCCGCCTGA
- a CDS encoding sensor histidine kinase produces MHVAFFVLLGSSLTRYLMVHPKAPATPWVLVLAVTLALLYLLGPVIGPREDPTPDRTGAGTAHKVWLTAVIGIWLTLAYLAPSFGWCAVPLFYTGLRTLRLRAAVILVFLLTTFVVAAQMKLRLRFGFDPNLILAPLAGSAVATAVFTYSQRQTDRLRTTVADLVRTRRELAATERREGTLAERQRLSMEIHDTLAQGLSSQQMLLQAASRLWSTDPETALRHVRSAESIAEHNLVEARRFVHDLAPADLAEGGGLTDALRRLAARETSGALQVRFRQDGDPLTPLPDRVQSALLRIAQGALANVREHADATTAALTLTHLDDQVVLDIADDGCGFDATGQPGGVRGHGLPAMRARAQQLGGTLTVETDPGLGTVVSAAIPLAGTDAQEDGPAPRVGPV; encoded by the coding sequence ATGCATGTGGCCTTCTTCGTGCTCCTCGGCTCGTCCCTGACCCGCTATCTGATGGTCCACCCCAAGGCGCCCGCCACCCCGTGGGTGCTGGTGCTCGCGGTCACGCTGGCGCTGCTCTACCTGCTCGGCCCGGTCATCGGCCCACGGGAGGACCCCACTCCGGACCGGACGGGCGCGGGCACGGCACACAAGGTCTGGCTGACCGCCGTGATCGGCATCTGGCTCACCCTGGCCTACCTCGCGCCGAGCTTCGGCTGGTGCGCGGTGCCGCTCTTCTACACCGGTCTGCGGACCCTGCGGTTGCGGGCCGCGGTCATTCTCGTCTTCCTGCTCACCACGTTCGTCGTGGCGGCGCAGATGAAACTGCGGCTGCGCTTCGGTTTCGACCCGAACCTGATCCTCGCGCCGTTGGCCGGCTCCGCCGTCGCCACCGCCGTGTTCACGTACTCCCAGCGCCAGACGGACCGGCTGCGGACCACTGTCGCCGATCTCGTACGCACCCGTCGTGAACTGGCCGCCACCGAGCGGCGCGAGGGCACGCTCGCCGAGCGGCAGCGCCTCTCCATGGAGATCCACGACACCCTCGCCCAGGGCCTGTCCAGCCAGCAGATGCTGCTGCAGGCAGCGAGCCGCCTCTGGAGCACGGACCCCGAGACCGCCCTGCGCCATGTCCGCAGCGCCGAGTCCATCGCCGAGCACAACCTCGTCGAGGCCCGCCGCTTCGTGCACGATCTCGCCCCCGCCGACCTGGCCGAGGGCGGCGGCCTCACCGACGCGCTGCGCAGGCTCGCCGCGCGCGAGACGTCCGGCGCGCTCCAGGTCCGCTTCCGCCAGGACGGCGATCCGCTGACGCCGCTGCCCGACCGGGTCCAGTCCGCGCTGCTGAGGATCGCGCAGGGCGCCCTTGCGAACGTACGCGAGCACGCCGACGCCACCACGGCGGCCCTCACCCTCACCCACCTCGACGACCAGGTGGTCCTGGACATCGCCGACGACGGCTGCGGCTTCGATGCCACCGGACAGCCCGGCGGCGTACGCGGGCACGGCCTGCCGGCGATGCGGGCGCGGGCGCAACAGCTCGGCGGCACGCTCACCGTCGAGACGGATCCGGGGCTCGGGACGGTCGTCTCCGCGGCGATTCCGCTCGCGGGGACCGATGCCCAGGAGGACGGACCCGCTCCCCGCGTCGGCCCCGTCTGA
- a CDS encoding ankyrin repeat domain-containing protein — translation MASSRRITLLIASLAGAAVLATACSAQSDAAPTAERTPAAAQSSSGSASATAKGEVKRQESDPAASRDLLTAARDGKPDAVRDAIARGADLETRDADRRTPLLLAATGDHDVAARLLVEAGADPDAVDAQRDTPWLVTGVTGSAKMARVLAAADPDYTLVNRYGGTSLIPAGEHGHVDYIREVTTNPDIDVDINHINDLGWTALLEAVILGDGGKDHQESVKLLLAGGADRSLEDKSGKTALQHAEEKGQDEIARLLRG, via the coding sequence ATGGCTTCGTCGCGCAGGATCACCCTTCTCATCGCCTCGCTCGCCGGGGCGGCCGTGCTCGCGACCGCGTGCAGCGCGCAGTCCGACGCCGCGCCCACGGCCGAGCGGACGCCCGCAGCAGCCCAGTCCTCATCCGGATCTGCGTCAGCCACGGCCAAGGGAGAGGTGAAGCGCCAGGAATCCGACCCCGCCGCGAGCCGGGACCTCCTCACCGCCGCGCGCGACGGAAAGCCCGATGCCGTACGCGATGCCATCGCGCGCGGCGCCGACCTCGAAACCCGCGACGCCGACCGCCGCACACCGCTGCTCCTCGCCGCCACCGGCGACCACGACGTGGCCGCCCGGCTGCTCGTCGAGGCGGGCGCCGACCCGGACGCGGTCGACGCGCAGCGCGATACTCCCTGGCTGGTCACCGGCGTGACCGGCAGCGCCAAGATGGCCCGGGTGCTGGCCGCGGCGGACCCGGACTACACCCTGGTCAACCGGTACGGCGGCACGTCCCTGATCCCGGCCGGCGAGCACGGTCACGTCGACTACATCCGCGAGGTCACCACCAACCCGGACATCGACGTCGACATCAACCACATCAACGACCTCGGCTGGACCGCCCTGTTGGAGGCAGTGATCCTCGGCGACGGCGGCAAGGACCACCAGGAGTCCGTGAAGCTTCTGCTGGCCGGGGGCGCCGACCGTTCCCTCGAGGACAAGTCCGGGAAGACGGCGCTGCAGCATGCCGAGGAGAAGGGCCAGGACGAGATCGCCCGGCTGCTGCGCGGCTAG